In Puntigrus tetrazona isolate hp1 chromosome 7, ASM1883169v1, whole genome shotgun sequence, the following are encoded in one genomic region:
- the b4gat1 gene encoding beta-1,4-glucuronyltransferase 1 — protein sequence MHFSKKCSVFKVVLSALLIVALLQLLYLSFLSKLHGKQQRYKYSELFGSKKSSNQGEKNPRREHLRYSLSTGGIFDGSGQYRVYKNLIKSDFSTNQKPGADPRSHHLVLATHTTINNLHHLSSLLERWQNPLSVAIFASGQDVKFATAFVYALGLFCPQVQALVDFHLVCHSGEMASFPDQDREHFAGLEEMGCSGVFAKLESHRDKYKNYAIGNNVSYPNNLLRNVARGGSDAAYILVVDIDMIPSANLHHQFVTMLMRREPAADEVLVLPAFEIRHTRKMPATKAELVQLYQVGEVRPFYDELCPRCQAPTNYSQWVNLASRGSGPLEVAYTINWADPWEPFYIGARTVPLYDENFRQYGFNRISQACELHIAGYRFSVVSNAFVVHKGFKVQGEFHSRKDEENRKNRILFRSFKESLKAKYPSSPRHC from the exons atgcatttctcTAAAAAATGCTCCGTGTTTAAGGTGGTGCTCAGTGCCCTTCTCATCGTTGCACTGCTGCAGCTTTTATATCTGTCCTTCCTCTCAAAGTTGCACGGCAAGCAGCAGCGCTACAAGTATTCCGAGCTCTTCGGCTCCAAAAAGAGCTCAAACCAAGGAGAGAAGAACCCCAGACGGGAGCATCTCAGGTACTCTTTATCCACAGGCGGGATCTTCGATGGGAGCGGACAGTACCGGGTCTACAAGAACCTGATTAAAAGCGACTTCTCGACCAATCAGAAGCCAGGCGCCGACCCCAGGTCGCACCACCTGGTTTTGGCCACGCATACGACCATCAACAACCTCCACCATTTGAGCTCTTTGTTGGAGCGCTGGCAGAATCCGCTGTCCGTCGCCATATTCGCCAGCGGCCAGGATGTCAAGTTCGCGACGGCGTTCGTTTACGCCCTCGGCCTGTTCTGCCCGCAGGTCCAAGCGCTGGTGGATTTCCATCTGGTTTGCCACTCGGGCGAAATGGCGAGCTTCCCAGACCAGGATCGAGAGCACTTCGCCGGTCTGGAGGAGATGGGCTGCTCGGGCGTCTTCGCCAAGCTGGAGTCGCACCGAGACAAGTACAAAAACTACGCCATCGGAAACAACGTCTCGTACCCCAACAACCTCCTTCGCAACGTGGCCCGCGGCGGTTCAGACGCCGCCTACATCCTGGTCGTCGATATCGACATGATACCCAGCGCCAATCTGCATCACCAATTCGTGACCATGCTGATGAGGCGCGAACCGGCTGCGGACGAGGTCCTCGTGCTTCCCGCCTTCGAGATCAGACACACTCGTAAGATGCCTGCGACGAAGGCGGAGCTGGTGCAGCTTTATCAGGTGGGCGAGGTGCGGCCGTTCTACGACGAGCTCTGCCCTCGCTGTCAGGCTCCTACCAATTACTCGCAGTGGGTCAATCTGGCCAGCAGGGGCTCCGGGCCCCTGGAGGTGGCGTACACCATAAACTGGGCTGATCCGTGGGAGCCTTTCTATATCGGCGCGCGAACGGTTCCTCTCTACGACGAGAACTTCAGGCAGTACGGCTTCAACCGCATCAGTCAG GCCTGTGAGCTTCACATCGCCGGGTACCGCTTCTCCGTGGTGAGCAACGCTTTCGTGGTGCACAAAGGCTTCAAGGTCCAGGGAGAGTTCCACAGCAGAAAGGACGAGGAGAACCGCAAG
- the pfdn2 gene encoding prefoldin subunit 2, whose product MAANSSNSTSGKSGGKQSAPSAEQVVATFQRMRQEQRSMASKAAEFEMEINEHSLVIDTLKEVDPSRKCFRLVGGVLVERTVKEVLPALENNKEQITKIVETLSTQMQSKGRELTEYRERYNIRLVGEDDKQGKADAGQAKESEGAGSKGGAGVLVS is encoded by the exons ATGGCGGCGAACAGCAGCAACAGCACGAGCGGTAAAAGCGGCGGAAAGCAGTCGGCTCCGTCTGCCGAGCAG GTGGTGGCTACCTTCCAGAGGATGCGTCAGGAGCAGCGCAGCATGGCCTCTAAGGCCGCAGAGTTTGAGATGGAGATCAACGAACACAG CCTCGTCATCGACACGCTAAAGGAAGTCGATCCGTCGCGGAAGTGCTTCCGGCTGGTGGGCGGCGTGCTCGTGGAGAGGACGGTCAAAGAAGTCCTGCCCGCCTTGGAAAACAACAAAGAGCAG ATCACGAAGATCGTGGAGACGCTGAGCACGCAGATGCAGTCGAAGGGGAGGGAGCTGACGGAGTACCGCGAGCGCTACAACATCCGCCTGGTCGGGGAGGACGACAAGCAGGGCAAAGCGGACGCCGGCCAGGCCAAAGAGAGCGAGGGAGCCGGCTCCAAGGGAGGCGCCGGGGTGCTGGTGTCTTAG
- the nit1 gene encoding deaminated glutathione amidase isoform X1 → MLPFTALRARKPHLVAALCAQTRMSSSSLPVAAVCQMTSTPDKEANFSAASRLVERAKEGGACMVFLPEGLDYIGSSRDQTLQLSENLDGDIISRYTHLARKLDMWLSLGGFHERGPDWETDRRIYNSHIIINGQGELVSVYRKAHLFDVELTSKGVSLKESAFTVPGPRLVPPVQTPIGKVGLGVCYDLRFPEMSSALQRHGAEILTYPSAFTVATGAAHWEVLLRARAIETQCFVLAAAQVGAHHAKRASFGHALAVDPWGEVLGDCGGSDPGLALVQIDPRRLRDVRRDMPVQRHRRDQRFYCSLD, encoded by the exons ATGCTTCCGTTCACCGCCCTGAGAGCGCGAAAGCCTCATCTCGTGGCGGCTCTGTGTGCGCAGACCAG GATGTCGTCGTCCTCACTTCCTGTGGCGGCCGTTTGTCAGATGACCTCCACGCCTGACAAAGAGGCCAACTTCAGCGCGGCCTCGCGATTGGTGGAGCGGGCCAAAGAGGGCGGGGCCTGCATGGTGTTCCTGCCGGAGGGGCTGGATTACATCGGATCGAGTCGAGATCAGACTCTACAGCTGTCAGAGAACCTGGACGGGGACATCATCAGCCGCTACACACACCTGgccag GAAGCTGGACATGTGGCTGTCTCTGGGAGGATTTCACGAGAGAGGACCTGACTGGGAAACAGACCGCCGCATTTATAACAGCCATATCATCATCAATGGACAAG gtgagCTGGTGTCCGTGTACAGAAAGGCTCATCTGTTTGATGTGGAGCTGACGAGTAAAGGAGTGTCTCTGAAGGAGAGCGCCTTCACCGTTCCCGGACCTCGACTGGTTCCTCCCGTCCAGACGCCGATCGGAAAG GTCGGTCTTGGCGTCTGCTACGACCTGCGTTTCCCTGAGATGTCCTCGGCGCTGCAGAGACACGGAGCGGAGATCCTCACCTACCCCTCAGCCTTCACCGTGGCCACCGGAGCGGCTCACTGGGAG GTCCTGCTGAGGGCGCGGGCGATCGAGACGCAGTGCTTCGTCCTGGCGGCGGCGCAGGTCGGGGCTCATCACGCCAAGCGGGCCTCGTTCGGACACGCTCTGGCCGTGGACCCGTGGGGCGAGGTGCTGGGCGACTGCGGCGGCTCGGACCCGGGGCTGGCGCTGGTGCAGATCGACCCGCGCAGACTACGGGACGTCCGGAGGGACATGCCGGTGCAGCGCCATCGCAGAGACCAGCGCTTCTACTGCAGCCTGGACTGA
- the nit1 gene encoding deaminated glutathione amidase isoform X2: MSSSSLPVAAVCQMTSTPDKEANFSAASRLVERAKEGGACMVFLPEGLDYIGSSRDQTLQLSENLDGDIISRYTHLARKLDMWLSLGGFHERGPDWETDRRIYNSHIIINGQGELVSVYRKAHLFDVELTSKGVSLKESAFTVPGPRLVPPVQTPIGKVGLGVCYDLRFPEMSSALQRHGAEILTYPSAFTVATGAAHWEVLLRARAIETQCFVLAAAQVGAHHAKRASFGHALAVDPWGEVLGDCGGSDPGLALVQIDPRRLRDVRRDMPVQRHRRDQRFYCSLD, encoded by the exons ATGTCGTCGTCCTCACTTCCTGTGGCGGCCGTTTGTCAGATGACCTCCACGCCTGACAAAGAGGCCAACTTCAGCGCGGCCTCGCGATTGGTGGAGCGGGCCAAAGAGGGCGGGGCCTGCATGGTGTTCCTGCCGGAGGGGCTGGATTACATCGGATCGAGTCGAGATCAGACTCTACAGCTGTCAGAGAACCTGGACGGGGACATCATCAGCCGCTACACACACCTGgccag GAAGCTGGACATGTGGCTGTCTCTGGGAGGATTTCACGAGAGAGGACCTGACTGGGAAACAGACCGCCGCATTTATAACAGCCATATCATCATCAATGGACAAG gtgagCTGGTGTCCGTGTACAGAAAGGCTCATCTGTTTGATGTGGAGCTGACGAGTAAAGGAGTGTCTCTGAAGGAGAGCGCCTTCACCGTTCCCGGACCTCGACTGGTTCCTCCCGTCCAGACGCCGATCGGAAAG GTCGGTCTTGGCGTCTGCTACGACCTGCGTTTCCCTGAGATGTCCTCGGCGCTGCAGAGACACGGAGCGGAGATCCTCACCTACCCCTCAGCCTTCACCGTGGCCACCGGAGCGGCTCACTGGGAG GTCCTGCTGAGGGCGCGGGCGATCGAGACGCAGTGCTTCGTCCTGGCGGCGGCGCAGGTCGGGGCTCATCACGCCAAGCGGGCCTCGTTCGGACACGCTCTGGCCGTGGACCCGTGGGGCGAGGTGCTGGGCGACTGCGGCGGCTCGGACCCGGGGCTGGCGCTGGTGCAGATCGACCCGCGCAGACTACGGGACGTCCGGAGGGACATGCCGGTGCAGCGCCATCGCAGAGACCAGCGCTTCTACTGCAGCCTGGACTGA